The nucleotide sequence ATGGTGCCCCCGAGGCCCTCCACCTCTAGCTGCTCGGGCATGAGGTCAATCACGGGGTGCGGGGTGTAGGGGTCAAACTCGGTGGAGTTGGCCCCCTTGAGGCCGGCCACGTTCCGGGCGAACTCTATGACCGCCACCTGGAGGCCCAGGCAGATGCCCAGGTAGGGGATGCCCTTCTCCCTCGCGTACTGGGCCGCCCGCACCTTGCCCTCTATCCCCCGCACGCCGAAGCCCCCCGGGACCAGGATCCCGGAAACGTCGCCGAAGGCCTCGTCCAGGTCCGCCCCCTCCAGGCTCTCGGCGTCCACCCACTTCACCTCCACCCGGGCCCGGTTCTTGATCCCGGCGTGCTTTAAGGCCTCGAGGAGGGAGAGGTAGGCGTCCGGCATCTTCACGTACTTTCCGGCGATGGCGATGCGCACCGTGCGCTCGGGGCTCTTGAGCACCCGCACCGCCTCCTGCCAGAAGGCGAGGTTAGGGAAGACGGGCTCCAGCCCCAAGGCCCTTTCCACCGCCCGGCCCAGGCCCTGCTCCTCCAGAAGAAGGGGCACCTCGTAGAGGTGCTCCACGTTGGGGCTGGAGAAGACGTGCCCGGGGCGGACGTTGGTGAAGAGGGCCACCTTCTTGCGCACCTCCTCGGGGACGGGCTTCACCGAGCGGAGCACCACGGCGTCGGGCTGGATCCCCACGCCCCGAAGCGTAGCCACCGAGTGCTGGGTGGGCTTGGTCTTGAACTCCTCGCTGGTCTCCAGGTAGGGCACCAGGGTCAGGTGGATGTAGAAGGTGTTCCCCTCCCCCTCGTCAAAGCGGAACTGGCGGATGGCCTCCAGAAAGGGCAGGCTCTCAATGTCCCCCACCGTGCCCCCCACCTCCACCACCGCGATCTCCGCCCCCTGCTCCTCGGCCACTTTGCGGATCCTCTCCTTGATCTCGTCGGTGATATGGGGGATGACCTGGACCGTCTGGGAGAGGTACTCCCCCCGGCGCTCCTTCTGGATCACCGAGAGGTAAACCTGGCCCGTGGTGAGGTTGTTGCCCCGGGAGAGGTCCAGGTCCAAAAAGCGCTCGTAGTGGCCGATGTCCAGGTCGGTCTCGGCCCCGTCGGCGGTGACGAAGACCTCCCCGTGCTCGTAGGGGCGCATGGTCCCCGCGTCCACGTTGACGTAGGGGTCAATCTTAATGGCCGTCACCCGGTAGCCCCGCGCCCGGAGGAGGGCCCCCAAGGAGGAGGTGAGGATCCCCTTCCCGAGGCTAGAGACCACACCCCCGGTGACGAAAACGTACTTCCTGGGCTTTGCGCTGGAAACCCCGTCCACGGGTCTTCAGCCTACCACATCTGGCCAAGGAGGGCGGGTGTGTGGTAGAGTTTAGTTTGGCGTTCTTGCGGGGTCCCCCGATCCCCCGTCAAGAAGCGGAAGCCTCGCCCTATAGACCCTTAAGAGGCTAAGGAGGCCCCTGGTGAAGACGTACGTGCCGAAGGAAACGGAACCCCGCTGGGTTCTCATTGATGCCGAGGGGAAGACCCTGGGAAGGCTGGCCACCCAGATCGCTACCCTCCTTCGGGGCAAGCACCGCCCCGACTGGACCCCCAACCTCCCCATGGGGGACTTCGTGGTGGTGGTAAACGCCGACAAGGTCCGCCTCACCGGGAAGAAGCTGAAGCAGAAGATCTACACCCGCTACAGCGGCTACCAAGGCGGCCTCAAGGAGATCCCTGCCGAGAAGATGCTTGCTACCCACCCCGAGCGGGTGCTGGAACACGCCGTGCGGGGGATGCTCCCCAAGGGCCCCCTGGGCCGCAGGCTCTTCAAGCGCCTTAAGGTCTACGCCGGGCCCGCCCATCCCCACCAGGCGCAGAAGCCCGTGAAGCTGGAGGTCAAGTGATGGAGCAGTACTACGGCACCGGAAGGCGCAAGGAGGCGGTGGCCCGGGTTTTCCTCAGACCCGGAAGCGGAAAGGTCACCGTCAACGGAGAGGATTTCCAGGACTACTTCCAGGGCATTGTCCGGGCGGTGGCGGCCCTGGAGCCCCTGCGGGCGGTGGACGCCCTGGGCCGGTTTGACGCCTACATCACCGTACGGGGCGGGGGCAAGAGCGGCCAGATAGACGCCATCAAGCTGGGGGTAGCCCGGGCGCTTCTCCGGTATAACCCCGACTACCGGGCCAGGCTCAAGCCCCTGGGCTTCCTCACCCGGGATGCCCGCGTGGTGGAGCGGAAGAAGTACGGCAAGCACAAGGCCCGCCGCGCGCCCCAGTACTCCAAGCGCTAGAGCCTTCCCTCACCCTGCCCCCGGGGCCTCCCCGGGTGATTTTTCCCCGGATAGGGGCCCGCCGGGAGGGAAGGGGCCCCCGGCCATACAGGGGACGCCCCTCCCCCTAAGCCCGGGAAAGGGCCTTAAGGAGGCGGGGAAAGGGGCAGAGGGGACAGGTCCTCCCCCAGGCGCAAGACCCCCACCACGCGGCCCCGGTGGAGGACAAAGCAGCGGTACTCCCCCGGCAGGGCGACCACCCATCGCGCCAGGGAAAGCTCCTTCAGGAAGGCGAAGGGCCGCCTGGGGAGGGGCCTCCCCTTAAGGGGCCCCAGGTGAGGGAAAGGCCTTCCCCGCTCCACGGCCAGGAGGAGGAGGGGCCTCTCCTGGCCCAGGAGGACCAGGATGGTGCCGTCCTCCCGGTAGAGGGCTAAGACCTCGAGGCCCCGGAGGACCTCGAGGCACCGGGCCCGCGCCGCCTCCGGCCCCGGACCCTCCCCCAGGGCAAGCCCCAGGAGCAGGAGGAGGACGGGCCCGAGGCGGCGCACGGCAGGACCCCTAGAACCCCCGCTCCGCGGAGATCAGGGCGAGGGCGGCCCAGGAGAGGAGGAGGGCCCGCCCGGGCTCCTTGTCCAGCCGGCCCTTGGCCTCGGCGATCAGGTCCCTCACCAGGGGGTCCTGGCCGCGGTAGTAGGCCAGCTCCTTCTCGGCCCGCTCCAGCGCCTCGGGGGCCCGTTCCTTGACCCTCCGGGCCAGGGCGTGCCGGAGGGCTTCCCAGCGCTCCACGCGGGGATGGTGCCCCTCCCTCGGCGCGGGCTTGAAGCCCTCGGGGGCCCCTTGGGCCGCCCGGTAGAGGAGGAGGGCGGCCTCGGCCTCGCGGAGGGCCCGGAAGTAGGCCTTGGCCTCGTGGCTCCTCTCTGCCCGGGCCTTCACCTCCTTGGCCCAGGCGAGGAGCTTCTCCTCCCCGCCTGCCCGCTCGGCCACCCTCTCCAGCCGGGAGAGGGCCCCCGCCGCCCGGGCCTCCATCCGGTAGTCCGCCCGCTGGGCCAGGGAAAGGCCCGCCAAAAGAACCAGCGCACCGAAAACCGCTTTCTTCACCTCCCATCACCTCCCGAGGCCCAGGCTAGCCCTCCTCCCCAAAGGGTGCACCGGGGGAAACCTTAAGGGAGGCCAAAGGGAGAAAGAGCCCCACCGCCGCCCCGCCGCGGTTCTCCGCCCGGGCCTTTCCCCCGTGGGCCCGGGCCACGGCGGCCACCAGGGCAAGGCCCAGGCCCGTCCCCTTCCCCCCGTGGACGAAGGGCTCGAGGACGCGGGGCAGGAGGGGCTCGGGGAAGCCCGGCCCCGAGTCCACGAGCCAAAGCCACACCCCCTCGCCCTCCCGCACCAGCCTGGCCCGCACCGGGAGCTGGCCGTGAAGACGGGCGTTTTCCAGGACGTTCTCCACGGCCAGGGCCAAAAGCTCAGGGTCCGCTGGAACCACGCCCTCCCCCTCCACGGCCACCCCGCGCTCCTCCAGGAAGGCCCGGAGGTCCAGGAGCCTCGGGGAAAGGGGGTGG is from Thermus islandicus DSM 21543 and encodes:
- the rpsI gene encoding 30S ribosomal protein S9, with the protein product MEQYYGTGRRKEAVARVFLRPGSGKVTVNGEDFQDYFQGIVRAVAALEPLRAVDALGRFDAYITVRGGGKSGQIDAIKLGVARALLRYNPDYRARLKPLGFLTRDARVVERKKYGKHKARRAPQYSKR
- the rplM gene encoding 50S ribosomal protein L13, translated to MKTYVPKETEPRWVLIDAEGKTLGRLATQIATLLRGKHRPDWTPNLPMGDFVVVVNADKVRLTGKKLKQKIYTRYSGYQGGLKEIPAEKMLATHPERVLEHAVRGMLPKGPLGRRLFKRLKVYAGPAHPHQAQKPVKLEVK
- a CDS encoding CTP synthase: MDGVSSAKPRKYVFVTGGVVSSLGKGILTSSLGALLRARGYRVTAIKIDPYVNVDAGTMRPYEHGEVFVTADGAETDLDIGHYERFLDLDLSRGNNLTTGQVYLSVIQKERRGEYLSQTVQVIPHITDEIKERIRKVAEEQGAEIAVVEVGGTVGDIESLPFLEAIRQFRFDEGEGNTFYIHLTLVPYLETSEEFKTKPTQHSVATLRGVGIQPDAVVLRSVKPVPEEVRKKVALFTNVRPGHVFSSPNVEHLYEVPLLLEEQGLGRAVERALGLEPVFPNLAFWQEAVRVLKSPERTVRIAIAGKYVKMPDAYLSLLEALKHAGIKNRARVEVKWVDAESLEGADLDEAFGDVSGILVPGGFGVRGIEGKVRAAQYAREKGIPYLGICLGLQVAVIEFARNVAGLKGANSTEFDPYTPHPVIDLMPEQLEVEGLGGTMRLGDWPMRIKPGTLLHRLYGKEEALERHRHRYEVNPLYVDQLERAGLGISGVTPGMKGRGAGLVEAIELKDHPFFLGLQSHPEFKSRPMRPSPPFAGFVEAALRHQGALRPA